A stretch of DNA from Limnothrix sp. FACHB-406:
AAAGCCTTGCAATGTCAGCGCTCACTCGCTGTAAATCATCACCTCACAGGCACTCCCCAACTTCAGGCCATCCGCCCCAGCAGAGCGGGGCCTTTTTCCTATTTGGGTTAGCTTCCCAACTTGAAAGCCTCTAAGAACAGGCCGTAAACCATTCCTAATTTCAGTAAATTCAAAACCGACAGCCACAGGGGCGATCGCCCGTTAAAATCTGTAGCCCGAGCATTCCAGCGGCGATAGACCACAATGCTCACCACCTCGCAGAACACTGCCAAAATGCCCGCCATGGACAAGTCCCAGGCGGCTTCCTGGCCTGCTGTGGTGATCAAGGCGGAAGCCCCAAAGAACCCCACCAACACCGCCAAACACTGTACAGAAGTGCGCCGCCAAGGATTTTGGAGCCATCCTCCTAATCCCCGGGCGATCGCGCCTAGGAGGTTGTTGAGCCTGGTATCTTGCACGGTTTCAACGCCAGCTTCAATAGTGTTAACGCCGGTTCAATTCAATATTGCATCTCAATATTGCATTCCAATATCGCATCTCAGCATCGCCTCAACAGCGCCTTAACATCGAATCGCCACCAACTCGCCATCGAATTGCCACCAAGTCGCTACTAAATCAAGACTCAAACAAGACCCGCTAGCAGTCAGGTTCCCAGCTTGGCGGCTGCCAACAGCCTGCAATCATGAGCTGGCCCAACCCTACCCCAAACAAATCTGGGGCCGATCCTGGACTGATTCCCAACCCATCCTGAGCAGCCCTGAAAAGAGCTGAGATCTAGGAATGGGATTTGGGAATGATGATCGGGAACCGCTTGGGGAATCGCATTTTCGGCTGAACTCTCAGTCAAAG
This window harbors:
- a CDS encoding DUF565 domain-containing protein, encoding MQDTRLNNLLGAIARGLGGWLQNPWRRTSVQCLAVLVGFFGASALITTAGQEAAWDLSMAGILAVFCEVVSIVVYRRWNARATDFNGRSPLWLSVLNLLKLGMVYGLFLEAFKLGS